In the genome of Kaistia defluvii, one region contains:
- a CDS encoding heme-degrading domain-containing protein, whose amino-acid sequence MSDEALLQELLDQEKRLVFDRFDNDTAITLGMRIIERARQDNLSIVVEIARGEQRLFYCALEGTSADNEFWVAGKTAVVRRYGHSSFYMGQKARVKGVDFATAQLVDPLKYYPHGGAFPILVRNVGMVGTATVSGLPQAEDHKLVVTVIEELLAELGIGEARPEVWTA is encoded by the coding sequence ATGAGCGACGAAGCCCTGTTGCAGGAACTTCTCGACCAGGAAAAGCGGCTGGTCTTCGACCGTTTCGACAATGACACGGCGATCACGCTCGGCATGCGCATCATCGAGCGCGCGCGGCAGGACAATCTTTCCATTGTGGTCGAGATCGCGCGCGGCGAGCAGCGGCTGTTCTATTGCGCGCTCGAAGGCACCTCGGCCGACAACGAGTTCTGGGTCGCCGGCAAGACGGCGGTCGTGCGCCGCTACGGCCATTCCTCGTTCTATATGGGCCAGAAGGCGCGGGTGAAGGGCGTCGATTTCGCCACCGCGCAGCTGGTCGACCCGCTGAAATACTACCCGCATGGCGGCGCCTTCCCGATCCTGGTTCGGAATGTCGGCATGGTCGGCACCGCGACCGTCTCCGGCCTGCCGCAGGCGGAGGACCACAAGCTGGTGGTCACCGTGATCGAGGAATTGCTGGCCGAACTCGGCATCGGCGAGGCGCGCCCGGAAGTCTGGACGGCGTAG
- a CDS encoding RNA polymerase factor sigma-32 codes for MGTSAISGRQFVKAAMQAPYLERDEEKNLAIRWRDIKDQTALHRLAASHMRLVIAIAARFRHFGLPMSDLIQEGHVGLLEAAARFEPDRDVRFSTYATWWIRASIQDYILRNWSIVRGGTSSTQKALFFNLRRLRAKLSQGSVPIPNQQIYQQIAIAVGVSTNDVAMMDARLSGADTSLNAPIYDTESSASDRQDFLVDDTPLPDQMVGDVIDSERRVTWLHDAMAVLSDREVRILRERRLREEGATLESLGETLGISKERVRQIESRAIEKLKAALLRDHPDRASFV; via the coding sequence ATGGGCACATCGGCGATCTCTGGGCGGCAGTTCGTCAAGGCGGCGATGCAGGCCCCTTATCTGGAACGGGATGAGGAAAAGAATCTCGCCATTCGCTGGCGCGATATCAAGGATCAGACCGCTCTGCACCGCCTTGCCGCCTCGCATATGCGGCTTGTCATCGCCATCGCGGCGCGGTTCCGCCATTTCGGCCTGCCCATGAGCGACCTGATCCAGGAAGGCCATGTCGGGCTGCTGGAGGCCGCGGCGCGGTTCGAGCCGGACCGCGACGTCCGCTTCTCGACCTATGCCACCTGGTGGATCCGCGCCTCCATCCAGGATTATATCCTGCGCAACTGGTCGATCGTTCGCGGCGGCACCAGCTCGACCCAGAAGGCGCTGTTCTTCAACCTGCGCCGGCTGCGCGCCAAGCTCTCGCAGGGGTCGGTGCCGATCCCCAACCAGCAGATCTACCAGCAGATCGCCATTGCCGTCGGCGTCTCGACCAATGACGTGGCGATGATGGATGCGCGCCTCTCCGGCGCCGACACCTCGCTCAACGCGCCGATCTACGACACGGAATCGTCCGCCTCCGACCGGCAGGATTTTCTGGTCGACGACACGCCGCTGCCCGACCAGATGGTCGGCGACGTCATCGACAGCGAGCGGCGGGTGACCTGGCTGCACGATGCGATGGCCGTGCTTTCCGACCGCGAAGTCCGGATCCTGCGCGAGCGCCGGCTGCGCGAGGAAGGCGCCACGCTGGAGTCGCTCGGCGAGACGCTCGGCATTTCCAAGGAGCGCGTCCGCCAGATCGAAAGCCGCGCCATCGAAAAGCTCAAGGCCGCCCTGCTGCGCGACCATCCCGACCGCGCGAGCTTTGTCTGA